A genome region from Drosophila simulans strain w501 chromosome 2R, Prin_Dsim_3.1, whole genome shotgun sequence includes the following:
- the LOC6733297 gene encoding LOW QUALITY PROTEIN: uncharacterized protein LOC6733297 (The sequence of the model RefSeq protein was modified relative to this genomic sequence to represent the inferred CDS: substituted 1 base at 1 genomic stop codon), which translates to MKAAFTILVLQVIICLAGATEYQLTLDKDGLLAPCENQPGNPSGFEAMLDSSSLEVHNLGSKVRIEGEQKVVWKDVQPGDTLKVFGXVYRQDKGTWQKTMFSASSNNFCKNMFDKNQYWYNFWTKFISNSDEIKEKCLTTPGAVLKYKDYELDLKTSLNVPNLDGRYKLVVQLEAFDQRNVKRPIPICIEFRGTAGQL; encoded by the exons ATGAAGGCTGCTTTCACGATCCTGGTGCTTCAAGTGATCATCTGTTTGGCTGGAGCGACTGAGTACCAGTTAACATTGGACAAAGATGGCTTGCTAGCACCGTGCGAGAATCAGCCCGGCAATCCTTCTGGTTTTGAAGCGATGTTGGACAGTTCCTCTCTTGAAGTACATAACCTTGGTTCGAAAGTTCGAATTGAGGGAGAGCAGAAAGTGGTCTGGAAAGATGTCCAGCCTGGAGACACATTAAAG GTGTTTGGTTAAGTCTATCGCCAGGATAAGGGCACTTGGCAGAAGACTATGTTTTCGGCCAGCTCCAATAACTTTTGCAAAAACATGTTTGATAAGAACCAATACTGGTATAATTTCTGGACAAAGTTTATTAGCAACTCCGACGAGATTAAGGAAAAGTGTTTGACCACGCCGGGG gCCGTTTTAAAGTACAAGGACTACGAACTGGACTTGAAGACCAGCCTGAATGTTCCGAATCTGGATGGGCGCTACAAGCTGGTGGTCCAACTGGAGGCCTTCGATCAGCGCAATGTAAAGCGCCCAATTCCCATTTGCATAGAGTTCCGTGGCACTGCAGGACAGCTCTAA
- the LOC6733300 gene encoding probable cytochrome P450 6u1 isoform X2 translates to MDLMHRALLTALGAMSVFYALVKISLGYWKRRGILHEKPKFLWGNIKGVVSGKRHAQDALQDIYTAYKGRAPFVGFYACLKPFILALDLKLVHQIIFTDAGHFTSRGLYSNPSGEPLSHNLLQLDGHKWRSLHAKSAEVFTPANTQKLLVRLSQISSRIQRDLGEKSHQTLNISELVGAYNTEVMASMAFGLVGQDTEEFAKWTRNYWADFRLWQAYLALEFPLIARLLQYKSYAEPATAYFQKVALSQLQEHRRRDRQPLQTFLQLYSNAEKPLTDVEIAAQSFGFVLAGLGPLNATLAFCLYELARQPEVQDRTRLEINKTLELHGGQVTPECLRELRYTKQVLNETLRLHTPHPFLLRRATKEFEVPGSVFVIAKGNNVLIPTAAIHRDPGIYENPERFYPERFEEEARRSRPAAAFLPFGDGLRGCIAARFAEQQLLVGLVALLRQHRYAPSAETSIPVEYDNRRLLLMPKSDIKLSVERVD, encoded by the exons ATGGATCTAATGCACCGCGCCCTGCTCACCGCCTTGGGTGCGATGTCCGTGTTCTACGCCCTGGTCAAGATCAGCCTGGGCTACTGGAAGCGGCGCGGGATCCTGCACGAAAAGCCCAAGTTCCTGTGGGGCAACATCAAGGGCGTGGTGAGCGGGAAGAGGCATGCCCAGGACGCCTTGCAGGATATCTACACCGCATACAAGGGCAGGGCGCCGTTTGTGGGATTTTACGCCTGCCTCAAGCCGTTCATCTTGGCGCTGGACCTGAAGCTAGTCCACCAAATAATATTCACCGACGCGGGACACTTTACGTCCCGAGGCCTTTATAGTAATCCCAGTGGAGAGCCGCTGTCGCATAATCTCCTTCAGCTGGACGGTCACAAGTGGCGGTCACTGCACGCCAAATCTGCGGAGGTTTTCACTCCGGCCAACACGCAGAAGCTTCTGGTCAGACTGTCGCAAATCTCGTCCAGAATTCAAAGGGACCTGGGCGAAAAGAGCCATCAAACGCTCAATATAAGCGAACTCGTGGGTGCCTACAATACAGAAGTTATGGCGTCAATGGCCTTTGGACTCGTAGGCCAGGATACCGAGGAGTTCGCGAAGTGGACGCGCAACTACTGGGCGGACTTTAGGCTGTGGCAGGCTTACCTGGCGCTGGAGTTTCCGCTTATCGCTCGGCTTCTTCAGTACAAAAGCTACGCAGAACCTGCTACTGCTTACTTCCAAAAGGTGGCCCTGTCGCAGCTGCAGGAGCATCGAAGGAGGGATCGGCAGCCTCTCCAGACGTTCCTGCAGCTATATTCCAACGCGGAAAAGCCACTCACCGACGTCGAGATTGCGGCCCAATCCTTTGGCTTCGTTCTGGCTGGTTTGGGCCCCCTGAATGCCACCCTGGCTTTCTGCCTCTACGAGTTGGCCCGCCAGCCTGAGGTGCAGGATCGAACCAGGCTCGAGATTAACAAGACACTGGAGCTGCATGGTGGCCAAGTGACACCGGAGTGCCTAAGGGAGCTCAGGTATACGAAGCAAGTCCTCAATG AAACGCTTCGCCTGCACACGCCACATCCCTTCCTGCTGCGCCGGGCTACCAAAGAATTCGAAGTGCCCGGATCGGTGTTTGTAATTGCCAAGGGCAACAATGTGCTGATACCCACGGCGGCGATACACAGAGATCCTGGCATATATGAGAACCCCGAGCGGTTCTACCCGGAGCGCTTTGAGGAAGAGGCTAGGCGATCCCGCCCAGCAGCTGCGTTCCTGCCCTTCGGCGATGGTCTGCGAGGATGCATTGCCGCTCGCTTTGCAGAGCAGCAGCTTCTGGTGGGTCTGGTGGCTCTGCTGAGGCAGCACAGATACGCTCCCTCTGCGGAGACCTCGATTCCCGTGGAGTATGACAACCGGAGACTGCTCTTGATGCCCAAGTCGGACATCAAACTCAGTGTGGAACGGGTGGACTAG
- the LOC6733300 gene encoding probable cytochrome P450 6u1 isoform X1: protein MDLMHRALLTALGAMSVFYALVKISLGYWKRRGILHEKPKFLWGNIKGVVSGKRHAQDALQDIYTAYKGRAPFVGFYACLKPFILALDLKLVHQIIFTDAGHFTSRGLYSNPSGEPLSHNLLQLDGHKWRSLHAKSAEVFTPANTQKLLVRLSQISSRIQRDLGEKSHQTLNISELVGAYNTEVMASMAFGLVGQDTEEFAKWTRNYWADFRLWQAYLALEFPLIARLLQYKSYAEPATAYFQKVALSQLQEHRRRDRQPLQTFLQLYSNAEKPLTDVEIAAQSFGFVLAGLGPLNATLAFCLYELARQPEVQDRTRLEINKTLELHGGQVTPECLRELSFNDLTFFLETLRLHTPHPFLLRRATKEFEVPGSVFVIAKGNNVLIPTAAIHRDPGIYENPERFYPERFEEEARRSRPAAAFLPFGDGLRGCIAARFAEQQLLVGLVALLRQHRYAPSAETSIPVEYDNRRLLLMPKSDIKLSVERVD from the exons ATGGATCTAATGCACCGCGCCCTGCTCACCGCCTTGGGTGCGATGTCCGTGTTCTACGCCCTGGTCAAGATCAGCCTGGGCTACTGGAAGCGGCGCGGGATCCTGCACGAAAAGCCCAAGTTCCTGTGGGGCAACATCAAGGGCGTGGTGAGCGGGAAGAGGCATGCCCAGGACGCCTTGCAGGATATCTACACCGCATACAAGGGCAGGGCGCCGTTTGTGGGATTTTACGCCTGCCTCAAGCCGTTCATCTTGGCGCTGGACCTGAAGCTAGTCCACCAAATAATATTCACCGACGCGGGACACTTTACGTCCCGAGGCCTTTATAGTAATCCCAGTGGAGAGCCGCTGTCGCATAATCTCCTTCAGCTGGACGGTCACAAGTGGCGGTCACTGCACGCCAAATCTGCGGAGGTTTTCACTCCGGCCAACACGCAGAAGCTTCTGGTCAGACTGTCGCAAATCTCGTCCAGAATTCAAAGGGACCTGGGCGAAAAGAGCCATCAAACGCTCAATATAAGCGAACTCGTGGGTGCCTACAATACAGAAGTTATGGCGTCAATGGCCTTTGGACTCGTAGGCCAGGATACCGAGGAGTTCGCGAAGTGGACGCGCAACTACTGGGCGGACTTTAGGCTGTGGCAGGCTTACCTGGCGCTGGAGTTTCCGCTTATCGCTCGGCTTCTTCAGTACAAAAGCTACGCAGAACCTGCTACTGCTTACTTCCAAAAGGTGGCCCTGTCGCAGCTGCAGGAGCATCGAAGGAGGGATCGGCAGCCTCTCCAGACGTTCCTGCAGCTATATTCCAACGCGGAAAAGCCACTCACCGACGTCGAGATTGCGGCCCAATCCTTTGGCTTCGTTCTGGCTGGTTTGGGCCCCCTGAATGCCACCCTGGCTTTCTGCCTCTACGAGTTGGCCCGCCAGCCTGAGGTGCAGGATCGAACCAGGCTCGAGATTAACAAGACACTGGAGCTGCATGGTGGCCAAGTGACACCGGAGTGCCTAAGGGAGCTCAG CTTTAATGACTTAACCTTCTTTTTAGAAACGCTTCGCCTGCACACGCCACATCCCTTCCTGCTGCGCCGGGCTACCAAAGAATTCGAAGTGCCCGGATCGGTGTTTGTAATTGCCAAGGGCAACAATGTGCTGATACCCACGGCGGCGATACACAGAGATCCTGGCATATATGAGAACCCCGAGCGGTTCTACCCGGAGCGCTTTGAGGAAGAGGCTAGGCGATCCCGCCCAGCAGCTGCGTTCCTGCCCTTCGGCGATGGTCTGCGAGGATGCATTGCCGCTCGCTTTGCAGAGCAGCAGCTTCTGGTGGGTCTGGTGGCTCTGCTGAGGCAGCACAGATACGCTCCCTCTGCGGAGACCTCGATTCCCGTGGAGTATGACAACCGGAGACTGCTCTTGATGCCCAAGTCGGACATCAAACTCAGTGTGGAACGGGTGGACTAG
- the LOC6733302 gene encoding rap1 GTPase-GDP dissociation stimulator 1 → MATEIDDLIEKLKTTSVTPANTTNLLCEISATKDPKLFDKHELAECFLGLTKCEDTNVRKEAAKCIAEITKSEVQRKKFTKRNIIAAFLECLRQVPTSDGSMELPIQICRALGNICYLNDEARDLILELEGDAVLLRLLDITTIEDVANAAQFIKVRGGLLSNYLLGGEGLAKRAMELGVMKKLQAIIDIGASNVEQHEDLLLNTLPLLSILTENVADLNFDSSLNIQLSRILAASTNPDLAEMCLELLHYQAESDEVKLILAKDGLCETIYNLLEKYKTLASTSEARALMKLACELIVLILTGDESMHYLYTTPLLKNMVDWLDSTDTDLLTTGVLALGNFARTDSHCIYFVEQQTMNKLLEVLAKNNGVKDDVRLQHALLSALRNLVIPKPNKNAVIQAGLVQTILPMLEIHQPPVVFKLLGTLRMTVDGQEKLALELLKNKTLIEQLVHWSKSSDYAGVTGESLRLMAWLIKHAYLSKIAYALPRKGDAPAEQIADKIPLTQDYDRSSLSEFLANEGTVEAMVSMLTAQHLVMQNEALIALCILSVVYLSQPSEAAQAQRLQDELVKCEVGKKLAELISKSSDTMTKEIVENLQNCVNLLKSSEQLVAHLEQHNINELLKSIPILTEYCTL, encoded by the exons CTGAAATCGACGATTTGATTGAAAAGCTGAAGACGACCAGCGTCACTCCGGCGAACACGACCAACTTGCTCTGCGAGATCTCGGCGACGAAGGACCCCAAACTTTTCGACAAGCACGAGCTGGCGGAGTGCTTCCTGGGCCTGACCAAGTGCGAAGACACAAACGTGCGCAAGGAGGCGGCCAAGTGCATTGCGGAGATCACCAAGTCCGAGGTGCAGCGCAAGAAGTTCACCAAGAGGAACATAATAGCCGCATTTCTGGAGTGCTTGCGCCAAGTGCCCACGTCCGACGGCAGTATGGAGCTGCCCATACAGATTTGTCGGGCTCTGGGCAACATCTGCTACCTAAACGACGAGGCCAGGGACTTAATTCTCGAGCTGGAGGGCGATGCTGTTCTACTGCGACTCCTGGACATCACAACCATCGAGGACGTGGCCAATGCGGCGCAGTTCATCAAAGTGCGCGGCGGCTTGCTGTCCAACTATCTGCTCGGAGGCGAGGGCTTGGCCAAGCGGGCCATGGAGCTGGGCGTGATGAAGAAGCTGCAAGCCATCATCGACATTGGCGCCTCCAATGTGGAACAGCACGAGGATCTGTTGCTGAATACGCTTCCACTGCTTAGTATACTCACAGAGAACGTGGCGGATCTGAACTTCGACTCCTCCCTGAATATCCAGCTGTCTCGCATTCTGGCCGCTTCCACGAATCCCGATCTCGCCGAGATGTGCCTGGAGCTGCTCCATTACCAGGCGGAGAGCGACGAAGTCAAGCTTATTTTGGCCAAGGACGGTCTGTGCGAAACCATCTACAACCTGCTGGAAAAGTACAAGACTCTGGCCAGCACAAGTGAGGCCAGGGCGCTGATGAAGCTTGCCTGCGAACTCATCGTATTAATCCTTACTGGTG ACGAATCAATGCACTATTTGTACACCACGCCCCTGCTGAAGAACATGGTCGATTGGCTGGACTCGACGGACACCGATCTGCTAACCACCGGCGTGCTGGCCCTGGGCAACTTTGCGCGCACCGATAGCCACTGCATCTACTTTGTGGAGCAGCAGACCATGAACAAGCTGCTCGAGGTTCTGGCCAAGAACAACGGCGTCAAGGACGATGTGCGCCTGCAGCACGCTCTTCTCTCCGCGCTGCGCAACCTGGTCATCCCGAAGCCAAACAAGAACGCGGTAATCCAGGCGGGCCTGGTGCAGACCATTCTTCCCATGCTCGAAATACACCAGCCACCAGTCGTCTTCAAGCTGCTGGGCACGCTTCGCATGACCGTCGACGGACAGG AGAAACTCGCACTGGAGCTGCTGAAGAACAAGACTCTGATCGAGCAGCTGGTGCACTGGAGCAAATCGTCGGACTATGCTGGCGTCACCGGCGAGTCTCTGCGCCTCATGGCCTGGCTGATCAAGCACGCCTACCTCAGCAAAATCGCATACGCACTGCCGCGCAAGGGCGATGCACCCGCCGAACAGATTGCCGACAAGATCCCGCTTACGCAGGACTACGATCGCAGTAGCTTGAGCGAGTTCCTTGCCAACGAGGGGACCGTGGAGGCTATGGTCAGCATGCTCACAGCTCAGCACCTGGTCATGCAGAACGAGGCGCTGATTGCCCTGTGCATCCTGTCCGTGGTGTACCTGTCGCAGCCGAGCGAGGCGGCGCAGGCCCAGCGGCTGCAGGACGAGCTGGTCAAGTGCGAGGTCGGCAAGAAGCTGGCCGAACTCATCAGCAAGTCGTCGGACACGATGACCAAGGAAATTGTCGAGAACCTGCAGAACTGCGTGAACTTGCTCAAGTCTTCCGAGCAGCTGGTGGCGCATCTGGAACAGCATAACATCAACGAGCTGCTGAAGTCTATACCCATTCTCACCGAATACTGCACCTTGTAA
- the LOC6733300 gene encoding probable cytochrome P450 6u1 isoform X3, which translates to MDLMHRALLTALGAMSVFYALVKISLGYWKRRGILHEKPKFLWGNIKGVVSGKRHAQDALQDIYTAYKGRAPFVGFYACLKPFILALDLKLVHQIIFTDAGHFTSRGLYSNPSGEPLSHNLLQLDGHKWRSLHAKSAEVFTPANTQKLLVRLSQISSRIQRDLGEKSHQTLNISELVGAYNTEVMASMAFGLVGQDTEEFAKWTRNYWADFRLWQAYLALEFPLIARLLQYKSYAEPATAYFQKVALSQLQEHRRRDRQPLQTFLQLYSNAEKPLTDVEIAAQSFGFVLAGLGPLNATLAFCLYELARQPEVQDRTRLEINKTLELHGGQVTPECLRELRNASPAHATSLPAAPGYQRIRSARIGVCNCQGQQCADTHGGDTQRSWHI; encoded by the exons ATGGATCTAATGCACCGCGCCCTGCTCACCGCCTTGGGTGCGATGTCCGTGTTCTACGCCCTGGTCAAGATCAGCCTGGGCTACTGGAAGCGGCGCGGGATCCTGCACGAAAAGCCCAAGTTCCTGTGGGGCAACATCAAGGGCGTGGTGAGCGGGAAGAGGCATGCCCAGGACGCCTTGCAGGATATCTACACCGCATACAAGGGCAGGGCGCCGTTTGTGGGATTTTACGCCTGCCTCAAGCCGTTCATCTTGGCGCTGGACCTGAAGCTAGTCCACCAAATAATATTCACCGACGCGGGACACTTTACGTCCCGAGGCCTTTATAGTAATCCCAGTGGAGAGCCGCTGTCGCATAATCTCCTTCAGCTGGACGGTCACAAGTGGCGGTCACTGCACGCCAAATCTGCGGAGGTTTTCACTCCGGCCAACACGCAGAAGCTTCTGGTCAGACTGTCGCAAATCTCGTCCAGAATTCAAAGGGACCTGGGCGAAAAGAGCCATCAAACGCTCAATATAAGCGAACTCGTGGGTGCCTACAATACAGAAGTTATGGCGTCAATGGCCTTTGGACTCGTAGGCCAGGATACCGAGGAGTTCGCGAAGTGGACGCGCAACTACTGGGCGGACTTTAGGCTGTGGCAGGCTTACCTGGCGCTGGAGTTTCCGCTTATCGCTCGGCTTCTTCAGTACAAAAGCTACGCAGAACCTGCTACTGCTTACTTCCAAAAGGTGGCCCTGTCGCAGCTGCAGGAGCATCGAAGGAGGGATCGGCAGCCTCTCCAGACGTTCCTGCAGCTATATTCCAACGCGGAAAAGCCACTCACCGACGTCGAGATTGCGGCCCAATCCTTTGGCTTCGTTCTGGCTGGTTTGGGCCCCCTGAATGCCACCCTGGCTTTCTGCCTCTACGAGTTGGCCCGCCAGCCTGAGGTGCAGGATCGAACCAGGCTCGAGATTAACAAGACACTGGAGCTGCATGGTGGCCAAGTGACACCGGAGTGCCTAAGGGAGCTCAG AAACGCTTCGCCTGCACACGCCACATCCCTTCCTGCTGCGCCGGGCTACCAAAGAATTCGAAGTGCCCGGATCGGTGTTTGTAATTGCCAAGGGCAACAATGTGCTGATACCCACGGCGGCGATACACAGAGATCCTGGCATATATGA
- the LOC6733292 gene encoding uncharacterized protein LOC6733292 isoform X2, with the protein MPSTLAIWYSTRTWTSFTCPRVSPQSGMWSPQIAYPFAIMHYNRGTWEPTVFSMATPDFCASMFDENQSWFKYWTKHISNRDEVMEKCFKTRGTVLRHNPFDLQLRLTDIRGATLRGRYKAVVTFEAVDEKDVPRRNSICFEIRGEAEKIN; encoded by the exons ATGCCTTCGACATTGGCGATCTGGTACTCGACCAGGACATGGACGTCATTCACCTGTCCGAGAGTGTCACCTCAATCTGGGATGTGGAGCCCACAGATCGCATATCC GTTTGCAATAATGCACTACAACCGCGGCACCTGGGAACCAACTGTATTTAGCATGGCCACGCCGGACTTCTGCGCCTCAATGTTTGATGAGAATCAGTCGTGGTTTAAGTACTGGACCAAACACATTTCGAACCGCGATGAGGTGATGGAGAAGTGTTTTAAAACGCGTGGT ACCGTTCTGAGGCACAATCCCTTCGATCTGCAGCTGCGTCTAACGGACATTCGTGGTGCAACTCTCAGGGGTCGTTACAAAGCTGTGGTCACCTTCGAAGCTGTCGATGAGAAGGATGTGCCGCGCCGTAATTCCATTTGCTTCGAAATCAGGGGAGAGGCCGAGAAGATAAACTAA
- the LOC6733301 gene encoding probable Ufm1-specific protease 1 has translation MATEKCAEDFGDTSAASLKMVPKDYAYPLLEDPQGALTPPSEGGRTLVTRGGFNYFHYGCDGHQDAGWGCGYRTLQSAISWIQRRRGSSGHVPSIREIQQILVALGDKGAEFVGSRDWIGTLEEFYVIDVLHQVPCKILHAKELSSKEILGELRSYFEKYQGFVAMGGLSDTASKAITGYHCSARGRIFLQVVDPHFVGVPSSRQHLIDQGYVRWVPVDEFADSTYNLCLILQP, from the exons ATGGCGACGGAAAAGTGTGCAGAAGATTTTGGGGACACCTCCGCGGCGTCCTTGAAAATGGTACCAAAGGACTATGCATATCCACTTCTTGAGGATCCGCAAGGCGCGCTGACCCCGCCCAGTGAAGGCGGGCGGACGCTAGTTACCCGCGGTGGCTTCAACTACTTCCACTACGGATGCGATGGCCACCAGGATGCTGGCTGGGGTTGTGGCTACCGCACCCTGCAATCGGCCATTTCCTGGATCCAACGTCGACGGGGGTCGAGCGGTCATGTGCCTTCCATCCGGGAGATTCAGCAGATCCTGGTGGCCCTCGGCGACAAGGGTGCAGAGTTCGTGGGCTCGCGCGACTGGATCGGCACGCTGGAGGAGTTCTACGTGATCGATGTGCTGCACCAGGTGCCCTGCAAGATTCTTCACGCCAAGGAGCTCAGCTCGAAAGAGATCCTCGGCGAGCTTCGGAGCTATTTTGAGAAGTACCAAGGCTTCGTCGCAATGGGCGGTCTCAGTGACACCGCCTCCAAGGCCATTACCGGCTACCATTGCAGTGCACGTGGTCGCATCTTCCTGCAGGTGGTG GATCCGCATTTCGTAGGCGTGCCCAGCTCCCGGCAGCACTTAATCGATCAGGGCTATGTCCGTTGGGTGCCCGTTGACGAGTTCGCCGACAGCACGTACAACCTCTGCCTCATCTTGCAGCCGTAG
- the LOC6733298 gene encoding sodium channel protein Nach — translation MESKGSRPKQPDWLAEVCQESSIHGMPYIARKDLHWTERILWALIILGSAYYAISSCLNQWYRFRDNPLVYEYEYLFGLRIFPFVGITLCPTYHDETVIPRLINETWGLDASKDKEKAAYYRKFLLAINALRYSTLETLEPFENDTTLDNVNYLNILLTLQKKIISVKNPAELAPIITEVGLCQTSSQLTRYGNPYGKLETLDVEPMKQCGYFSNCITSLKPLNSIVAPIYMYVHDVEEMMLPDDMRTPSSNAKDIESNDLDVMLNTISAESEVRNLPVAYRKCRFSDENNLQYYSPYRPSLCRLECRIKWALSLCNCKPYFYVAAPEAPICKVSGMLCLARAKWLQRPCECYPSCQEETFTIFKASDQTGGDGSYTGERFERTLIINMQIARMGINRRVVFSTDQLIMSFGGAIGLFLGASFMTIYGLLYFLLTFIAYTCKNRFCKR, via the exons ATGGAATCCAAAGGGAGTCGGCCGAAGCAACCGGACTGGCTCGCCGAGGTGTGCCAGGAGTCCTCCATCCACGGCATGCCCTACATCGCCCGCAAGGATCTCCACTGGACCGAGCGCATCTTGTGGGCATTAATAATCCTGGGCTCGGCCTACTACGCCATCAGCAGCTGCCTTAACCAGTGGTACCGGTTCCGGGATAATCCTCTCGTCTACGAGTATGAATACCTCTTTGGTCTGCGCATCTTCCCTTTCGTGGGGATAACACTGTGCCCTACGTATCACGACGAAACGGTGATCCCAAGGCTTATAAATGA AACTTGGGGATTGGATGCCAGCAAAGACAAAGAAAAAGCAGCATACTACAGGAAGTTTCTGCTTGCAATCAACGCCCTTCGGTACTCCACGCTGGAAACGCTGGAACCCTTCGAGAATGATACCACTTTGGACAACGTGAATTACTTGAACATTTTGCTCACGCTGCAGAAAAAGATTATATCGGTTAAAAACCCGGCAGAACTGGCGCCAATCATTACTGAGGTGGGTCTGTGCCAAACATCCAGCCAGTTAACCCGGTACGGAAATCCCTATGGCAAACT AGAAACACTGGATGTGGAACCTATGAAACAGTGCGGCTATTTTAGTAATTGCATCACGTCTCTAAAGCCTCTAAATAGCATTGTTGCCCCCATATATATG TACGTTCATGATGTCGAGGAAATGATGCTACCCGACGACATGCGAACTCCCTCTTCTAATGCGAAAGACATCGAATCCAATGATCTCGATGTTATGCTAAATACCATATCGGCGGAAAGCGAGGTGCGAAATCTACCGGTGGCATATCGCAAGTGTCGCTTCAGTGACGAAAACAATCTGCAGTATTACAGT CCCTATCGTCCAAGCCTTTGCCGACTTGAGTGCCGAATCAAATGGGCCCTGAGCCTGTGCAACTGCAAGCCCTATTTCTACGTAGCAGCTCCCGAAGCTCCAATCTGCAAAGTATCCGGAATGCTCTGCCTAGCCCGGGCCAAGTGGCTTCAAAGACCGTGCGAATGCTATCCGTCTTGTCAGGAGGAAACCTTTACCATCTTCAAGGCGTCTGATCAGACTGGG GGCGATGGGAGCTACACTGGAGAGCGGTTTGAGCGGACGCTGATCATCAACATGCAAATTGCGAGGATGGGCATAAATCGACGGGTTGTATTCAGCACGGATCAGTTGATAATGTCGTTTGGTGGAGCCATCGGTCTCTTTCTTGGAGCCAGCTTCATGACCATATACGGCCTGCTGTACTTTCTTCTCACTTTCATAGCTTATACATGCAAGAACCGATTTTGCAAGCgttaa
- the LOC6733292 gene encoding uncharacterized protein LOC6733292 isoform X1, whose amino-acid sequence MRTLMLFVFGFASSWAADYELLLEDSDIFSPCTEPPPGSIGFHDAFDIGDLVLDQDMDVIHLSESVTSIWDVEPTDRISARFAIMHYNRGTWEPTVFSMATPDFCASMFDENQSWFKYWTKHISNRDEVMEKCFKTRGTVLRHNPFDLQLRLTDIRGATLRGRYKAVVTFEAVDEKDVPRRNSICFEIRGEAEKIN is encoded by the exons ATGAGAACTCTCATGCTGTTCGTATTTGGCTTTGCTAGTTCCTGGGCCGCGGACTACGAGCTGTTGCTGGAGGACTCTGATATCTTCTCACCCTGCACTGAACCGCCGCCCGGATCGATTGGATTCCACGATGCCTTCGACATTGGCGATCTGGTACTCGACCAGGACATGGACGTCATTCACCTGTCCGAGAGTGTCACCTCAATCTGGGATGTGGAGCCCACAGATCGCATATCC GCCAGGTTTGCAATAATGCACTACAACCGCGGCACCTGGGAACCAACTGTATTTAGCATGGCCACGCCGGACTTCTGCGCCTCAATGTTTGATGAGAATCAGTCGTGGTTTAAGTACTGGACCAAACACATTTCGAACCGCGATGAGGTGATGGAGAAGTGTTTTAAAACGCGTGGT ACCGTTCTGAGGCACAATCCCTTCGATCTGCAGCTGCGTCTAACGGACATTCGTGGTGCAACTCTCAGGGGTCGTTACAAAGCTGTGGTCACCTTCGAAGCTGTCGATGAGAAGGATGTGCCGCGCCGTAATTCCATTTGCTTCGAAATCAGGGGAGAGGCCGAGAAGATAAACTAA